ttaaattagtagcgacgataacttagctaataagtttataaagagtatactaaataagtcccTCGAACGATTCGTTAgcaaaggaattattatagttaagatagaaggataggtaatacgtaattaaaatagtaatatattataaataataagttatttagcgAACGTATATACCTCTTAGGCTTCGGCTTAGAGAGAAACGTACGTATTCGGGgcgtagttaaactaataaaaagctcttttttaactatactaaattcGACGATTTCCGAGGAGTTTAGGtatttagattatatatattaaaggattaggaaGTAATTAGAAAGAGGGGATATTAaaatttctatataaataattataacagaagctatattaaaattttaatatacggctttaggtatttctaaatagaggattaactatagattttattattagttcttattagcggGGGACTTAGCCcctattctagccttttttattataaaagtagaagactactaatattaaattacgaggtagaaaaggggccctattaggtagttaggtaggggtagtaAGTAGGTAGTCTAGGCCCGTGTAAACGGACCCTTCTACTTACCTATACctactaagggaccgcgggctctacctataatcttcccctcctatatACACGCAATAaacctatactaacctattaacctagtcgcgacccaaaaggtctaacctgcctacgtgtatactaataagataaattaaaaaataatattaaaatccttattaatattaagtataatttacgAAGCGTAGTAACGTAGCcgtagagtattaataatatatcctacgctaaaaagggtattattagtactaataagacgAATAGGgccgtatatagtactagcttattaataagctatcgaaactacgattttaataatctcttaACGAGGGAGAGAGTAAAATAGAGGAAAGGATAGGTAAGAAAAGGGTTAAGGTTAAACAGTGCGGAATTCGAGGGCAGGGtagcgtctatatatactgcgGCAATCCTCTAGTAATGCAAAACGATAGAGTTAAACAGTGGTGAATGTTGGTCCAATTACCTCGATAACAGGTGACCAGGATTCTTAGGAATAAGGAAAAGGCAGCAAGGGTAGGCGGGGCTGCTTCAGAACTTCAGATGACAGCCGCCAAACGTGCTGGTAGAACACTGTTGGCGACATGGGTGCTTCATAAGGTTAGGCATGGTTAGACAGACTCCCGGAGAACAGATCATAGGTCCTCGGTCTCGATCGCGGTGGGGCCGATGAATGGCGTTCGCTTCCGATGATACTCCAGTCTTAAGGAGAGTCCGTTCTGAACGACGACTGGATCGGTGAGTTCTTTTTCCTTGCAAGATTGTCATAGGAATAATGGAAAAACACCGCCCAAAAGAACGGTGTGCGGGGCAAAGTTCCCCTGGCAATTTTCGAAGAAGAGCCTTCGACTCTTGGCATTAATCAACATCCAGCACCGGACTGGGTTGTTAGCTGCGGCAATCCATCCCATTGTGCACACAAGAGTCTTGGCAACTCCGCCTTACAGACCACCACCAACAACAAGGCATTTGATGGAATGGACTCTTTTTTCGCGTTGATCCCATCCTCGCCGACAGACCACTGTTGTTGTGACCTCCGAGACAGGATGTCAGCAGGATCACGGTATCACCTTCGTTGGACACGCTTGATTCGTCTACTGCTCGGGAAGAGGCCAACTCAGAGGAGCCCCTTGCGCAAAGAACCTGGTCGTCGGGCTCCCAGATTCGTTACCACCTAGCTTAATCTCTTTTTGAGGTCGGAATTGCCGTCTCATTGGGTCGCCTCTGGCCGAACGCCGAAGAGATGAACAACTTACCGTCACACCGTCATCCGTGATCCGATCAAGTATTTCACATATCTGCAGGTACACCGTAGACTCAGGGCTTGGTGGCAATCTACAATATGGCAGAATCCTGTGATTCGACAGTGGAGGACGCTTCTTAAGTCAGGCTCCTTCGGGTTCAACTGAGCCCAGCAGTTTCATTACATGTACTGTGCCGCCCCTTACATGCCGTGTTGACAACAAGTGATTGCCAGGTACAGCATTCGACGGGACCAGAACACAACCAAGTTTCCAACGCAGACGCCGGTACGCGGGGCAAATCTCCAAAGTGACTCCATCAGCGACTACAAGCATCGAGCAGAAGCAACCATGCAGGCATCTCCCAGGCAAGCCTGTTTATATGTCCACCAATGATCCGAATCCCCGTGCGATCCGTCGTTTCTTCAGCCGCGGGTTTGGGGAACCCCCCCCTCAACTAGTCCTGACACAGGCAATACATGGCCCGTTTGCCTAGACTTTTATGATGAGTGGCCAAGTTGCGATAGGAATAGTGTGAGCTTTCCAGCCTTGGCAGAATTTGTGTGAACCAGGAACCTCTGTCTTGAGAAGGTTTGCATATAAGTCCTTGGGTTGTCCAGCCTATTCGTATCCAGTTCTTTCTGACCATCACTCTCACCTTCTTTCAACTTTAAACCAACTACTACATTCATTCTTTCTTTCTGCAAGTGTATATACTCTTGTTCATCATGCAATTCCTCAAGTTTGGCCTGGTGCCTTTGTTGGCCGCCCTTCCCGGCGCTCTCGCCTGCAACGGCTACACTGGCGGTGTTCCCAAGGCTACCGGTACCGTGACCTCCAAGTCTTACATCGAGATCAAGGCTGGTCAGGTCTATGACGGAAAGTGGCAGCGCTTCGACCGCGGCTCCGGTGCCTGCGGTGGCCAGTCCGAGGGTGGTGAGTAGCCAACGTTTTATCATACGCATACTAGCTGTGCCCGAGGGCAGGTACCTAACATGATTCCCTTCTCCAAGACTACAAGGACTCCGTCTTCTACATTCAGGCTGGCGGAACCCTGAAGAATGCCATCATTGGTAAGAACCAGGCTGAGGGTGTCCACTGCAATGGACACTGCACTCTTGAGTTCGTCTGGTTCGAGGACGTCTGCGAGGACGCCATCTCCATCAAGAACGACAAGGCCGGAACCCAGACTTGGATTGTCGGTGGTGGTGCGTACCACGCCTCTGACAAGGTCATTCAGCACAACGGCTGCGGTACCGTCAACGTGGTGAGTATCGATCGACTGCTCTTCGCTCTCAAATAAGCACTGCTAATAGTGATTTAAGATCAACTACTACGCCGAGGACTACGGCAAGCTCTACCGCTCTTGCGGAAACGTACGTTGATAATTCCTGGAATATATACCTCTTGTCTGGCAACAAAACCAGCTAACCATTCTTTCAACCTTCATAGTGCAAGACTCAGTGCAAGCGCAACGTCTACATGGAGGGCGTCACCGCCAAGAACGGCGGAGAGCTGGCCGGAATCAACCTGACCTACAAGGACACCGCCACCCTCAAGAATGTCTGCGCCGACACTAAGACTAAGTGCCAGATGTACAACGGCTGCGCTGGTGGATGCGAACCCTCCAAGGCTGGCACCTGCTCCGGCTAAGCACACAAGGCACGGTTTCTTGTAGACTTCATTGTTCATTGCCCCGGCGGCTGTAAGACCACACCGGGAACTTTGGAAAACTAAACATCGGGCTAGATCTAGTCCATTTTGACTTCTTGTACATATCTATACAAACACAACCGGGAGGCCACGTATATACTTGCACTATTCATTCCTCCAAGTAGTTGTAAAATTCACACTGACCATTGGAATGGAAAGTGTTGCCTCTGTTTCTCGAATAACTTCAGTTCGGCTCATCCAGGCTACTTAACTTTTGCAGGTACGACCCGAAACTCTTTGTGACTGTAAACCGTTGCTAGATTTCTCATTTGATGACTACCGATGTTTCACAATAGCTCCTCTCCGAGAGTAACTCAAAGTAAATTGGTAGGTTCAGACTTGCATCACTTGGCAATTCTTCTTGGCGTCGGCCTAGAACTTGCCAATTAGGCAGTCGGAAGTCCGCTGCCCACCGGCTTCCCCTATCTTCTAAACTTGTGAAGTGGCCTCACATTTGCAGCAGCGCGAGTTACAAACGCCGATGCGAGGTCATATTTTCTTTGGAGCTTGCAAAACTGATGGGCAGAATAGAGTCTGTAAATCGTCAAGACAGTGGCCTTGACCCACTTTCACTGACCATGAACTAGTTGGGCTTTTGCTCTGGAATCTACGTGTATAGAACTAAGACCTCTGTGTTGTGTAAAATTTATAGCTTTCTCTAGATTGAAGTAAACAGTGGAAATCAACACCCTTGGAGTGTATCCATCATTTGGAATGCTTAAAGACAGGAAGACTTGATCACGGAACTGATAAGACTAAGAGAAGACGGATCCCACACGCATGCGCGCAAAGCATTTACAAACCAACGCCTTTCATATTTGTGACCTTGCCTGTCTCCATAGCAAATTGCAATCCCAGTGAAGCAAGAGGAGTCTCTTCTTGTTCTGCTAAAGCGCGAAACGAATGCTTTCCGTAGATGCAGTCCCTTCCCATAATGCCCATGTCCGTTCCGTCCAATGCTCTTGTCAGTCTGAAGATGTGTGTTTCAATGATCTATCTCACTACATCGTCCATTTCCTCGCCCAGGGACCAGTGTCATAAACTGGCACGTGGTCTCTCAAGGTCTCTGAGGCGACGCTGGAATGGAGGCCTCAGGGACCGCACCTGTCAATCGACCGTCTTCAAGCGACAGAAGCATGAAGACTTGACAGGAACATCCGCCACGGCTAGAGCTAGCTGGAGCTGCGGCTTGAGGATCTTGGCCTCGTCAACCCTGCCCAACTTCATCAGACACTCGTAGAATCCGTGGAGTGCCCAAACATTGTTGGGGTGCCGCAGAGCCCGGGGCAAGGTTTCGTCAACTCCCAGGTCTGCACTATAGACAGCCGCTGCCTCCTCGACATGACCCTGCTCCAGCAGCAGCGCGCCGAGCGCGTGTCGTGCTGGTTGCATCCAGCCCCAAGGCTCATCGTAGGGCAAGGCGTCGTCTCTCTCCACGGCCTTGCGCAGATAGGCGAAAGCGACGTCGTAATCTTTCTTTCGGTACGCCAACTCTCCATCCAGCATAGCCTCGGCAATGGAGAGAATTGACAGGCAAGTATTGTTGAAGACTGAGCGCGATTCCGGTACCCGTTTAACTGCTTCGGCGAATAATACGCGCTGCTTTTCCGCCTCTTCAATTCGGCCCTGCACAGCGTAGGCTATACCCTTTGCATAATGTGTCATGGCGGTGGTTGAGCAGTAAAGCTTGGGGTCTCGCGGGAGTTCAAGAGCATGAATAGCTTCCCAACGTCCAAAGCGTATCAGAGCGTGCATTCGCATACCGAGAAAACCCTCGAGCCAGTCTGCCATTGGTGGTGACTCGACTCGTAGTAGATCTTCGGATATGGTCGACTCGAGCTCTTCCACCGTTATGAGGGCTACCCGGGACTGACCGCACAACATGGCGGCATATAGCCTGAAGTGGAAGTCATGAGACCGATACAGCGTGTAGAAGTTGAGAGGACCCTCGCGAGCGAGAAACTTAGAGTCGGCACGGATCGCGTCAGAGTTGGAAGCGATGGCGCGACGGTATTCTCCACATATAATGTCTAGATGCGTGGGCATATGCTCGAGATGCCCCGCGTCTGGGACAAGCCCGCGGAGATTATCAGCTATAGTCAGGGCAGCTTCCGGAGTTGGCGACATTTCCATCAGATGGATATATAAGTGAAGTAGGCCTGGATGTTGCAAAGAGCCTCTTAGCCTGAATGTGCGGTCCATCACGTCTTTGATCTCCAACGTCCTGGCGCCTGGCGTTGGCTTTCCAGTCCTGTAGTCCCACAACTTCCAAGGCGTGACGTTCATCGTGGCATCTGTCCACAAGGCGACCACATCGAGGTCATCGGGGTAGGCTTGAAGCACCGAGTCCATGGCTTGGGCATAATCCTCATTCCACTTAGAGCAATCTTCCGCCGGCTTCTCTTGCGGATAACGGCAAGACAGTGCATCGATGAGCGCAATCTCGACCGGCGTAGCCTTCCCTGAGTGGCTCTTTGCCTGCATGATCGTATGATGTGCGCGTTTGGTCGTATCGGCAAGGTCCTCTCCATCAAAGACCTTCCATGGCTTGTTATAGTTGGGCCCAAGGACGAATGCGAGCCCCCAATAAGCCATGGCGCAGAAGGGATCATACTCAATGGCTTTCCGGAAGCACCTCGCTGACTCCTCATGGTTGAAGGCATACGCCCACGTTAGGCCGCGGTTGAACCAGACCTGGGCATCTTGGCTTGAAGTACTCACGGCGCGATGGAATGTGCCGAGGTTGTACGCATAGGCGGTGTCGTTATATGAGCTGAGGGCAGACGATGTAGCCTTGCTTCTCATTTTGGCAGATGCTTGGCGCTAGCTGGCTGACGGGAGATCTTGCCTATATCAAATCGTACCGGTGAAAGCCCGGGGGTGCAAGAGCTGGGGGAGGAACGGGATGTTGGGGTGGGTGTCGATTGGTTGAGACAACTGCCGTCAATGATGTATTAGTAGACGCTCCGCGTCGGACTATCATTTCGCCGCCTGCGTAGTTTCCCCCCTCAATCCCACCGTTCCCGTTGTCCCACGTCGTGAACCTAAAAACCTTCCGCCCGGAAACATTGCTGAAACCCCGGTAAGTCAAAGCACTGATACGCACATATTCATCTGAACGCTTGCTTCTACGTGTTAGTGATAGTCGAAAGGTAGAGGAGTCTTGTGCATCTCACACGGGCTGTGGTGTAGCTTCCTGCTTCTATGACATGGTTGATAGCTTGGACGACTTCACGAGCCGAGCGAAACCGATCATGCGCTGCCACAACGGTCGGCTGAGGTGTCATAAGACGTGTCTCACGAACTAGATACTTTCCCGCTGTAGTGCCAAGCCACGACTGCCTTGAATCAATCCCGTATCGATACATTACAACATTTTGTCCGGAAACTTTTATTCCTCATAACGGCGGAAACATTTAAGTGAGCGGAGAGATCTGTGCTCAAATCGCTTAAATATTCAAtagtgtcggattagaagtccaattcgaccgcggcatacagccgactgcgcaggggctaattaggggccctatttacgattatcgtagctagcctaacctacggttagaacctcctttttatacctacgtagatatttatatagtttaattaatttctttattaactatagttcgaactaactactttataatagggatactaatactaattagtaattaaattttattattatagattaataaggtatctcgctacgtagaagagacgaccttttaatactatataggataggagatttatactaattaaccttatagaagtaaacgaaaaaagaggcgattcttaaataccgtacggaattaagtaattatagccctttattacttataagaggtcgacgtttattatattaaactatgttAATTAacagaactacttaagtaactagccttttaccgtcgccccgagtagcttttttactaaacgacttttccgcagccggcccgcgattagaaattaactaagtaataaaagggatcgctaataagcgataattacttaaccgtaattaagctacgaaaaagactgcctaaaaaatataaaatagggtaccgagaggccgCAAAAGACAAGATCTCTAAGGTATCTAACCCTACtacgtacgagtaataagtaagcatttttagtaatttttttaaaatatacgatcttataaaaaggagggcttaattttattaactatacttaacggcctatacggttcctaatagcctatatagctcctctacgagccgcccgacgtctacttttaactattcttataaaataccgccctagaggaggtaggtcgaggaaagaagctatttagaaataatagagagcacgaggcttaagaggctaaaagtatataggatagcggaaattagtaactaataaagatcccgagactaattactatatcttcttatagtaatataaacgtttattactactattataaaaaggaactactaaaacctacccttttatattaaacaaaaaggaggatctttataagtataatagctagcgatttagaagggtaatagtaatcgctagaaataataaaaacaagaatagtagcgagatagtaaaaagaagcgggaatctcctagaccttaataaattcgttaagtagcgaaagtacggatttattacgacctGCGCagagattaaatatatccctattaagattaaatacgttagcgattactaatataaatataagctagagtacgacccttagtaagttagggtaaggaaggagaggacgaaacccgatcctaaataaaatcctaatcctttataagtaagtaaatattaacctagactattaggggacgtaaatatataaaatcgcggattagcctaacggtaagtaaattaacgcggtattaatctatttaactaaggtttataaaaaaaaggggctataggggtaacccctattttataaaatcgcaaacgaccttagctattaactagataaatagtttacgagtataagcctaagaatcgtaaaagtagttaataaattcctctataggcgaggggtattattagtataattataatcgcgagagctatacgaaatattaataacgataattataaaggaggaattcgtactataaaactaagtataggtcgatagagcgtataatcgctttaacgaatttaaaaaaagggtaaacgacccagatttcctccctataattactaacggaaatctattattataaaaggatataccggggcaaaatatagtactagaagtacgataattaataattctacctatttcgatctataacttattaccgctattaatacgaaattcggcgccgattagctaataagaaaggaggtaaacgacccaaagttattaatagtacgtagcgacgtagggatcgcatatagatattaaaaatctagcggcaaatacgaggtaatttatagaccttaaaaagatcttcctaaaagagaaattatactctagggggaaatataaggtcttataaaaaaccttaataatgttttacgattattacgaaaaagtcggaattagggaatattagtactatttagtaattaatatcgtactcgtaagtaaagcctctaattattattacaaagcggtacgtaatctcgatcgaaacgacttttttaatataattaatataatccgaagccacttcgagacctataataagaacctagagctctgatttaagctacgagcaatttctttcgtatctatagctaggataatagagggcaaatcgtaagtagagatccttaaagagcttattaatcgaatcgataagctagtaaaaacctagctaaataaggggataaacgagcggaaagttagatatttttatattataatttagcatatactagaggtaaaaattactttatactaagtactcaaaaactacgaaacgctctactcgaggctaagatctagctttaatattaaggcgagaatattatactaaacctacctctaggcatacgacggcccttattaataacattaggtcgatcgaatatataataaaaaaggaaaagaggctaaatacggtaatcgctaataaggaggcctagattcgttaaataagtaaagatttaacttacgggtagggtaataaaaaaagtaatactatatttataaaaaggatagatattagttaagtaactactctaaaaaagagcgtactaaatcgtacgaatagtataaaaagtcgagggtagtaaatagtaaaactagccctcgttagtttaactaattccttattatatataagggtagatccgggggtatagaacttagtaacggtagctaaagtagcggcttaaagtatataccccctataagagatttagaaaataaggaagattttaccccctatactaacgaattaaattataataaaatcaaagatattaactactcttttttcgccccgttagcctccggaggatatacgaagctaaacgaatagagagtagtagaagctcttaataaataggcttttatttagaaatagtaagagaaggtcccttagaggACGGATATAGAAGtagctaaaaaagtaaatctaatagggccgaagcttattatcttaacgattaaggagaagacgctatcttttttaatatttaaaaaaaaggaatataatactaagcatATTTAGGGGtaactagaggggtcctttttatactacttagatccctcgaatactaagctcatATAGGCATTTTAtacgaataaaaagtacggcctaaacgatttttataggattattttaaatactagggcatcgtaataattaactaaaggaaaagggtaattctaagcgctatagaagaTCGCACTAGTAatgcttaatatattaacagcgggtattataaaaattagtttcggcctaggtaaggaaatcgtcgccctaggtatagtaaaagtagagatatacttcggaataataactttttatattttacttattaataccctatttctcctatatctaaaagacatagatcgactaagtattatatttaataatacgaggaataaaatctttagtagtaagtacttcgaagtagtcgaacgacgataggggcatgcgtttataaagcttattaataatacgaagttaattaattacttaataaaaagtaagcttagaagactatattagagattcgggtacccgttagttacgaggctatataacctcttaaagtaattaagtaataataatatcgaaataggggcgctagagtagttaacgaaagtatattactaatactagataaatacgcagagcctacgcagatttaagtttaaattacgtaataagcttaactttaactaggaaatcgtcgtcgatatcttttatttaaatagtcggctagtactatatataattaacgtagctatatctttctaagtaaggtaattcctctaggatctataaataaaaatagtgtGG
This is a stretch of genomic DNA from Colletotrichum lupini chromosome 10, complete sequence. It encodes these proteins:
- a CDS encoding pectate lyase C, producing MQFLKFGLVPLLAALPGALACNGYTGGVPKATGTVTSKSYIEIKAGQVYDGKWQRFDRGSGACGGQSEGDYKDSVFYIQAGGTLKNAIIGKNQAEGVHCNGHCTLEFVWFEDVCEDAISIKNDKAGTQTWIVGGGAYHASDKVIQHNGCGTVNVINYYAEDYGKLYRSCGNCKTQCKRNVYMEGVTAKNGGELAGINLTYKDTATLKNVCADTKTKCQMYNGCAGGCEPSKAGTCSG
- a CDS encoding TPR domain-containing protein encodes the protein MRSKATSSALSSYNDTAYAYNLGTFHRAVSTSSQDAQVWFNRGLTWAYAFNHEESARCFRKAIEYDPFCAMAYWGLAFVLGPNYNKPWKVFDGEDLADTTKRAHHTIMQAKSHSGKATPVEIALIDALSCRYPQEKPAEDCSKWNEDYAQAMDSVLQAYPDDLDVVALWTDATMNVTPWKLWDYRTGKPTPGARTLEIKDVMDRTFRLRGSLQHPGLLHLYIHLMEMSPTPEAALTIADNLRGLVPDAGHLEHMPTHLDIICGEYRRAIASNSDAIRADSKFLAREGPLNFYTLYRSHDFHFRLYAAMLCGQSRVALITVEELESTISEDLLRVESPPMADWLEGFLGMRMHALIRFGRWEAIHALELPRDPKLYCSTTAMTHYAKGIAYAVQGRIEEAEKQRVLFAEAVKRVPESRSVFNNTCLSILSIAEAMLDGELAYRKKDYDVAFAYLRKAVERDDALPYDEPWGWMQPARHALGALLLEQGHVEEAAAVYSADLGVDETLPRALRHPNNVWALHGFYECLMKLGRVDEAKILKPQLQLALAVADVPVKSSCFCRLKTVD